Genomic DNA from bacterium:
AGGGCGTGTTGAAGGTGCTCGCGCATGTCTTCCAGCGTCCGGCGGTGGCGCAGCTGGGTGATCAGGGGAGGGTGCGCGGTTGCGGTCAGCTCCCGCACAAGATTGGTCAAGGCGCGGTGCAGTTCCTCTAAGCCTGTTTTTTCTTTTAGTGACAGGGCTATTTCCTGGGGGGCTGTCGTTTCCGGCCCGTGTAATTCGGATTTGTTGCGAAGATGGATAATCGGGATGGGGCGCGGGGGCAGGGCAGGATAGGGAAGGCTATGGTCGCGCATCAGCAGGATAGCATCCGCGCATTCCGCCTTCGCGCGGGCGCGACGAACCCCCTCCTGCTCAATAGGGTCCTGGCTGTCGCGCAGGCCCGCCGTATCGATGATGGTAACAAGGGAGCCGCCGATGTCCAACTCCAGCTCCAGCGTGTCGCGCGTGGTACCCGCGATGTTGGAAACAATGGCTACTTCCCGTTGCGCCAGCCGGTTCATCAGGGATGATTTACCAACATTCGGCGCGCCAATAATGGCAATCACCACGCCGGAGCGGATGCGTTCTCCAATTGGCGGAGAGTCGAGTTCCGATGCTATGCTGTTGGCAATGGCAGACAGGGTGGCGGCGACTTCTTCCTGGACGTTTTCGGGAATATCCTCGTCCGGAAAATCGATATAGGCTTCCAGCAGGGCCAGGCAATCGCCGATGGATTCACGCCATTCTTCAAGTGTCCGGCTGGTTTCGCCGTTCATGGCGCGGAGGGCCTGCAGCCGCTGCGATTCGGTCTGGGCGTTCAGCAGGTCGGCCAGGGCTTCGGCTTCCATCAGGTCCATCTTGCCATGCAAAAATGCGCGGCGGGAGAATTCTCCCGGTTCGGCCAGGCGGATGCCGGGCAGAGAAAGCAGGGCTTCCAGCAAGGCTTTGGTCGTGGCTGGGCTGCCATGGGCG
This window encodes:
- the mnmE gene encoding tRNA uridine-5-carboxymethylaminomethyl(34) synthesis GTPase MnmE, with amino-acid sequence MTDHAPRRTIVALATSPGRAGVAVIRISGPEAGAALRAISGHPMPEPRKAALHHWRHPASKVWLDTGLSLWFPSPHSFTGEDVAELHAHGSPATTKALLEALLSLPGIRLAEPGEFSRRAFLHGKMDLMEAEALADLLNAQTESQRLQALRAMNGETSRTLEEWRESIGDCLALLEAYIDFPDEDIPENVQEEVAATLSAIANSIASELDSPPIGERIRSGVVIAIIGAPNVGKSSLMNRLAQREVAIVSNIAGTTRDTLELELDIGGSLVTIIDTAGLRDSQDPIEQEGVRRARAKAECADAILLMRDHSLPYPALPPRPIPIIHLRNKSELHGPETTAPQEIALSLKEKTGLEELHRALTNLVRELTATAHPPLITQLRHRRTLEDMREHLQHALDKNKPLELRCEDIRLASEAIGALTGRISVDETLGKIFGRFCIGK